The Antedon mediterranea chromosome 7, ecAntMedi1.1, whole genome shotgun sequence genome has a segment encoding these proteins:
- the LOC140055289 gene encoding dnaJ homolog subfamily C member 25-like: protein MGLRSVFIFLCFIQGCDSLIEGLYCGKQNCYDVLNISRDATKGEISKSYRRLARVYHPDKYKGKDGEKKFISISNAYEILKEEDSRQDYDYMLDNPDELYRNYYRYYRRKVVPKVDPKIVVTVTITVVSLIQYYVWWARYNEAISQIMMVPKYRLKAMEMASSQGLLSKQKKKDKRTKEEIKEEENEILRKIVEENADIRGVYCKPSVVDVLWVQLFIFPYYIYQYIVWYIRWIWRFNIKKVEYGDEEKKYLIRRHLKVSQGQFDAIPDEQKEVYFEREAWILDNFKVLKEELVEEEKRKLANNSKYKMYRRYMKNKGGGRMTFED, encoded by the exons atgGGACTGAGGAGCGTATTTATCTTTCTCTGTTTTATACAAGGGTGTGATTCACTTATTGAAGGCTTATATTGTGGGAAACAGAACTGTTATGACG TTCTGAATATCTCAAGGGATGCAACAAAA GGAGAAATCAGTAAGAGTTACAGACGTTTAGCAAGAGTTTACCATCCTGATAAATATAAG GGAAAAGATGgagaaaagaaatttatttcCATAAGCAATGCATATGAAATCCTTAAGGAAGAAGATTCCAGACAAGATTATGATTATATGTTGGATAATCCAG atgagCTGTACAGAAATTATTACCGGTACTATAGGCGAAAGGTCGTTCCAAAAGTTGACCCCAAGATTGTTGTTACTGTAACAATTACAGTTGTTTCCTTAATTCAG TACTATGTTTGGTGGGCACGTTACAATGAAGCAATCAGTCAGATTATGATGGTTCCGAAGTACAGACTAAAAGCTATGGAAATGGCTTCATCACAAGGACTTCTATCAAagcaaaaaaagaaagataaaagaaCAAAG GAGGAAATAAAGgaagaagaaaatgaaatattaagaAAAATAGTTGAAGAAAACGCAGATATACG AGGGGTATACTGCAAGCCAAGTGTTGTGGATGTACTATGGGTGCAACTATTTATATTtccatattatatatatcaataCATTGTATGGTATATACGATGGATTTGGAGGTTTAATATCAAGAAAGTGGAATACGGGGATGAGGAGAAGAAATACCTTATAAGGAGACACTTAAAAGTATCACAAGGGCAGTTTGAT GCTATTCCTGATGAACAGAAAGAAGTGTATTTTGAGAGGGAAGCTTGGATATTAGACAATTTTAAG GTACTTAAAGAGGAACTTGTAGAAGAGGAAAAGAGAAAgttagcaaataatagcaaatataaaatgtatagaaGGTATATGAAGAATAAGGGGGGTGGAAGAATGACGTTTGAAGATTAA